CTGGCGTACGCGATTACGTGCACGTAATGGATCTGGCCGATGGTCACGTCGCGGCTATGGAACAGCTGGCTAACAAGCCCGGCGTTCATATCTACAACCTTGGCGCTGGCGTTGGCAGCAGCGTGCTGGACGTGGTTAACGCATTCAGCAAAGCCTGCGGCAAGCCGGTTAACTACCACTTTGCACCGCGTCGCGATGGCGATCTGCCGGCTTACTGGGCTGATGCCAGCAAAGCTGACCGAGATCTCAACTGGCGCGTAACCCGCAGCCTCGACGAAATGGCCGAGGACACCTGGCGCTGGCAGTCCCGCCATCCTCAGGGCTACCCCGATTAAGGAATAATCATGAGTGAATTTAATCCTGTGGATCACCCGCATCGCCGCTTTAACCCGCTGACAGGCGACTATGTGCTGGTCTCTCCGCACCGAGCCAAACGTCCGTGGCAGGGTGCCCAGGAGACTCCGGCAGTTAACCAACTGCCGTCTCACGATCCTGATTGTTATCTGTGCCCGGGTAATACCCGGGTTACAGGGGATAAAAACCCCGATTACCAGACAACTTACGTTTTTACCAACGACTTTGCTGCTCTGATGACCGATACCCCGGATGCGCCGGACAATGGCGACCCGCTTTTACATTGTGAAAGCGCACGCGGTACCAGTCGGGTGATTTGTTTTTCGCCTGACCACAGTAAGACGCTGCCCGAGCTGACACTGCCCGCTTTGGAGTCAGTCGTCCATACCTGGCAAGAGCAGACCGCAGAGCTTGGTCAGCAATACCCGTGGGTTCAGGTATTTGAGAATAAGGGAGCCGCCATGGGCTGCTCTAATCCTCATCCACATGGACAGGTCTGGGCCAACAGTTTTCTGCCTAATGAGGCCGCAACAGAAGACGCGACCCAGCGCGAATGGCTGGCGTTGCACGGCTCACCAATGCTGCTCGATTACGTTAAACGCGAGATGCAGGACGGTAGCCGTACCGTGGTAGAAACTGAGCACTGGCTCGCCGTCGTCCCTTACTGGGCGGCATGGCCTTTCGAGACGCTGTTATTGCCTAAAACCCATGTACTACGAATTACCGACTTAAGCCCTGAACAAAGTGCCGACCTGGCCCTTGCGCTGAAAAAGCTCACCAGCCGCTACGATAATCTGTTCCAGTGCTCTTTCCCTTATTCAATGGGCTGGCACGGCGCACCGTTTAACGGCGAAGACAATGCCCACTGGCAGCTACACGCACACTTTTACCCACCGCTACTGCGCTCCGCCACGGTGCGCAAATTTATGGTGGGCTATGAAATGCTGGCTGAAACCCAGCGTGACTTAACCGCAGAACAGGCTGCTGAACGCCTGCGCGCAGTAAGCGACATTCATTTTCGCGAATCCGGAGAATAATAATGAGTCTGAAACAGAACACCCTCGCCCTCTTCGCTGAAAAATTTGGCTACCCGGCAACTCACACCATTCAGGCTCCGGGCCGAGTCAATCTCATTGGCGAGCACACCGATTATAACGATGGCTTCGTACTGCCCTGTGCGATTGATTACCAGACCGTAATCAGTTGCAGCCCGCGCGACGACCGCACCGTGCGGGTTATCGCCGCAGACTATAGCAACGAAATGGACGAATTCTCTCTGGATGAGACTATTACTCCTCATGCCAGCCAGCAGTGGTCTAACTATGTTCGCGGCGTGGTGAAACACCTTCAGAAGCGCAACCCTAACTTTGGCGGCGTGGATATGGTCATTAGCGGCAACGTACCGCAAGGTGCCGGATTAAGCTCCTCAGCTTCGCTGGAAGTCGCCGTGGGTACTGTTCTTCAGCAGCTCTATCATCTGCCGCTTGATGGTGCTCAAATTGCGTTAAACGGTCAGGAAGCGGAAAACCAGTTTGTCGGCTGTAACTGCGGCATCATGGATCAATTGATCTCTGCGTTGGGTAAAAAAGACCACGCACTGTTAATAGACTGCCGTTCTCTGGCAACCAAAGCCGTGCCGATGCCCCAAGGCGTAGCGGTCGTTATCATCAACAGCAATTTCAAACGCACCCTGGTCGGCAGTGAATACAACACCCGCCGCGAGCAGTGCGAAACCGGAGCCCGCTTCTTCAACAAACCTGCCCTGCGGGATGTTGATATCGACACGTTCAACGCCGTGGCCAATGAGTTAGACCCGCTGGTTGCCAAACGCGTACGCCACATTTTGACTGAAAACACCCGGACTGTAGAGGCAGCGCAGGCTCTGGCCGCAGGTGACCTGAAACGTATGGGCGTGCTAATGGCTGAATCCCACGCCTCAATGCGCGATGACTTCGAAATCACCGTACCGCAGATCGACACCCTGGTAGATATCGTGAAAGCAACCATCGGCGAACGCGGAGGCGTGCGAATGACCGGCGGCGGTTTTGGCGGATGTATCGTAGCGTTGGTACCTGAAGATATGGTTGAAGACGTTCGCACAGCCGTAGCCAACCAATATCAGGCACAAACCGGAATTAAAGAGACATTTTATGTCTGCACAGCGTCACAGGGAGCCGGACAATGCTAACTGAAACGCCACAACTGGCCCCGGATGGCCATCCGTTTCGCCTCGTCACCCTGCGCAATAGCGCGGGGATGCTGGTAACGCTAATGGACTGGGGCGCTACGCTACTCTCATGCCGGGTGCCATTAAAAGATGGCAGCGTGCGCGAAACTCTGCTGGGTTGCGCCACGGTTGAAGATTACCTGCGCCAAAGCGCCTATTTAGGTGCCAGCGTAGGGCGTTAC
This genomic interval from Salmonella enterica subsp. enterica serovar Choleraesuis contains the following:
- a CDS encoding galactose-1-phosphate uridylyltransferase, coding for MSEFNPVDHPHRRFNPLTGDYVLVSPHRAKRPWQGAQETPAVNQLPSHDPDCYLCPGNTRVTGDKNPDYQTTYVFTNDFAALMTDTPDAPDNGDPLLHCESARGTSRVICFSPDHSKTLPELTLPALESVVHTWQEQTAELGQQYPWVQVFENKGAAMGCSNPHPHGQVWANSFLPNEAATEDATQREWLALHGSPMLLDYVKREMQDGSRTVVETEHWLAVVPYWAAWPFETLLLPKTHVLRITDLSPEQSADLALALKKLTSRYDNLFQCSFPYSMGWHGAPFNGEDNAHWQLHAHFYPPLLRSATVRKFMVGYEMLAETQRDLTAEQAAERLRAVSDIHFRESGE
- the galK gene encoding galactokinase, encoding MSLKQNTLALFAEKFGYPATHTIQAPGRVNLIGEHTDYNDGFVLPCAIDYQTVISCSPRDDRTVRVIAADYSNEMDEFSLDETITPHASQQWSNYVRGVVKHLQKRNPNFGGVDMVISGNVPQGAGLSSSASLEVAVGTVLQQLYHLPLDGAQIALNGQEAENQFVGCNCGIMDQLISALGKKDHALLIDCRSLATKAVPMPQGVAVVIINSNFKRTLVGSEYNTRREQCETGARFFNKPALRDVDIDTFNAVANELDPLVAKRVRHILTENTRTVEAAQALAAGDLKRMGVLMAESHASMRDDFEITVPQIDTLVDIVKATIGERGGVRMTGGGFGGCIVALVPEDMVEDVRTAVANQYQAQTGIKETFYVCTASQGAGQC